The following are from one region of the Nicotiana tabacum cultivar K326 chromosome 3, ASM71507v2, whole genome shotgun sequence genome:
- the LOC107828462 gene encoding uncharacterized protein LOC107828462 produces MMKELFQKRLSAFYNSLSIHKQDFWQNSDVVVIHSNQEKNSSNSQSNQFYLWLIGEELHDTTTIFTVYGIYFFSTQKNFSKIRSLCCYATLMQKIPVSVQLKAKNDEGFALIDATIRNERVIHNNKMFFDDVEDRCCPFVVGYIAGEYPKSKLFWSCINDLEPKKYKAVTVNSGIDSLINTAEKPNFDFGVFNEKEVSKSVEFTHPMRSFSPIVNVGKEKRSLKTKRDLRDKRESNLWSENDEQVFLKFLENGNQSAPKTKENRFKVERKGSRERRSNLGSSIDKTEVLFGEGIEIKEKGESSKSMSRVNENKTDENVLLLMKNLNLSDSSSGGKQDKLRVPNIHGDQLFKFRGSWLDAKEDNSKEGNRTGDQLFKFGANRLDGKGDKVKEGGLNDDQLFTFGANRLDGNGDKLKEGNKTGDQMSKVGANRLDGESDKLKEGCKNYDQIFMFGANRVDGKGDKAKGGKSDDQLFKFGAKSLDGQEDKSKEGNKNGDQLFRFGGNWLDAKEDDKSKEGNKDGDQLFKSGEGEKDGGENRLLWIPEEEGVKNVKLLNERLADFYSSWRKYKEEQWGKADVLVIGTQSVGPLETLSRPISSSFLVWLLDHEFPETTAVFKDTGIEFLCTKESFSRLYTIGSRMTMDGIFTVSVQLKKGGEHWVDWLKKTLCQVNTALTSGENRCPLVVGCIKGESMEMEALSNSKMFEVAYVDNALTNLLEHGNFEKSESFAALQPTLRKQFQLLSLGTCSGEKTANAVSFSELAKIKSMDDKSYMSHASEEEKLLLEKKGDTSSLLLTGSSVDTKRSVEENKVFEEGNKGCLTSKVEEKKMFEGDNVETSAKEDGAAENLLAEEQNMVCNPEKSNLLQEECEGRMDCTVQPTGAKDAASENSLPDDLNGSSRKDSVGSDRGDDDWTLIEKESEKQETEVAEKLSWKRWFMDKTAKSFGRKEKVSDEAPSKEDEGLLQA; encoded by the exons atgatgaAAGAATTGTTCCAAAAAAGGCTAAGTGCCTTTTACAACAGTTTGAGTATTCACAAACAAGATTTTTGGCAAAACTCTGATGTTGTTGTTATCCATTCAAACCAAGAAAAAAACTCATCAAATTCTCAGTCAAATCAATTCTACTTATGGCTTATAGGTGAAGAACTTCATGATACAACTACGATTTTCACTGTCTATGGGATATATTTTTTCTCTACTCAGAAGAATTTTTCCAAGATTCGTTCTTTGTGTTGTTATGCAACTTTGATGCAGAAAATTCCTGTTTCTGTTCAATTGAAGGCTAAGAACGATGAGGGGTTTGCGTTAATTGATGCTACGATACGTAACGAGAGAGTAATTCACAACAACAAGATGTTTTTTGATGATGTTGAGGATCGTTGTTGTCCGTTTGTTGTTGGTTATATAGCAGGTGAGTATCCAAAATCTAAGCTTTTCTGGAGTTGTATTAATGATTTAGAACCTAAAAAGTATAAAGCTGTTACTGTGAATTCTGGTATTGATAGTTTGATTAATACTGCTGAAAAACCAAACTttgattttggagtttttaaTGAGAAAGAGGTGTCTAAATCAGTTGAATTTACTCATCCTATGCGTAGTTTTAGTCCTATTGTGAATGTTGGCAAGGAAAAAAGAAGTTTGAAAACCAAAAGGGATTTGAGGGATAAGCGTGAGAGCAATTTGTGGAGTGAAAATGATGAGCAAGTGTTTTTGAAGTTCTTGGAAAATGGGAATCAATCTGCTCCGAAAACGAAGGAAAATAGGTTTAAAGTTGAACGTAAAGGGTCGAGGGAAAGGAGGAGCAATTTGGGTTCTAGTATTGACAAAACTGAGGTCCTTTTTGGTGAGGGAATTGAAATCAAAGAGAAAGGGGAATCGAGTAAATCGATGAGCAGGGTGAATGAAAATAAAACTGATGAGAATGTTTTGCTGTTGATGAAGAATCTTAATCTGTCCGATTCTTCCTCTGGTGGAAAACAGGACAAGTTGAGGGTACCAAACATACATGGTGATCAGTTGTTTAAGTTTCGAGGAAGTTGGTTGGACGCTAAAGAAGACAATTCAAAGGAAGGAAACAGAACTGGTGATCAGCTGTTTAAGTTTGGGGCAAATAGATTGGATGGTAAAGGCGACAAGGTGAAAGAAGGAGGTTTAAATGATGATCAACTGTTCACGTTTGGAGCAAATAGATTGGATGGTAACGGCGACAAgttaaaggaaggaaacaaaacTGGTGATCAGATGTCCAAGGTTGGGGCAAATAGATTGGATGGTGAAAGCGACAAGTTAAAGGAAGGATGCAAAAATTATGATCAAATCTTCATGTTTGGAGCAAATAGAGTGGATGGTAAAGGCGATAAGGCAAAAGGAGGCAAAAGTGATGATCAACTGTTCAAGTTTGGAGCAAAAAGCTTGGATGGTCAAGAGGACAAGTCAAAGGAGGGTAACAAAAATGGTGATCAGCTGTTTAGGTTTGGAGGAAATTGGCTGGATGCTAAAGAGGACGACAAGTCAAAGGAAGGAAATAAAGATGGTGATCAGCTGTTTAAGTCGGGAGAAGGTGAGAAAGATGGTGGAGAAAATAGGCTACTCTGGATCCCCGAGGAAGAAGGTGTAAAGAATGTCAAGCTTCTTAATGAAAGATTGGCAGATTTCTACTCAAGCTGGAGGAAATACAAAGAAGAGCAATGGGGAAAAGCAGATGTTTTGGTGATTGGTACTCAATCAGTGGGACCACTTGAAACCTTGTCTCGTCCCATATCCTCTAGCTTCTTAGTGTGGTTGCTTGATCATGAGTTTCCGGAAACCACAGCTGTTTTTAAAGACACTGGAATAGAATTTCTTTGCACCAAGGAAAGTTTCTCCAGGCTTTATACAATTGGAAGTCGTATGACAATGGATGGAATATTTACTGTTTCTGTCCAACTGAAGAAAGGAGGGGAACATTGGGTAGATTGGTTAAAAAAGACTTTGTGCCAGGTGAATACTGCGCTGACGTCTGGAGAAAACCGATGCCCGCTTGTTGTTGGATGTATTAAAGGGGAGTCTATGGAGATGGAGGCTCTTTCAAATTCCAAAATGTTTGAAGTTGCATATGTAGACAATGCTTTAACTAATCTGCTTGAACATGGGAATTTTGAGAAATCTGAAAGCTTTGCAGCTCTACAGCCAACTTTACGTAAGCAGTTTCAGTTGTTGTCTCTGGGGACGTGCAGTGGTGAAAAGACAGCAAATGCAGTATCATTTTCTGAGTTAGCCAAGATTAAGTCGATGGATGATAAATCTTATATGTCACATGCATCCGAAGAAGAGAAGTTATTGCTGGAGAAGAAGGGTGATACATCGTCTTTGTTGCTTACTGGTAGTAGTGTGGATACTAAACGATCTGTTGAAGAAAACAAGGTATTTGAGGAGGGCAATAAGGGATGTTTGACAAGCAAAGTAGAAGAAAAGAAGATGTTCGAAGGGGACAATGTGGAAACCTCAGCCAAAGAGGACGGTGCAGCAGAAAATTTATTGGCTGAGGAACAAAATATGGTATGTAACCCTGAAAAGAGTAATTTATTGCAAGAGGAGTGTGAAGGAAGAATGGATTGCACTGTCCAGCCAACTGGTGCAAAGGATGCTGCATCAGAAAATTCTTTACCAGATGATCTCAATGGCAGCTCGAGGAAGGACTCTGTTGGTTCTGATCGCGGAGATGATGATTGGACATTAATTGAGAAGGAATCTGAAAAGCAAGAAACAGAAGTAGCTGAGAAATTAAGCTGGAAAAG GTGGTTCATGGATAAAACTGCAAAATCATTTGGTCGTAAAGAAAAGGTGTCTGATGAAGCACCATCAAAGGAGGATGAAGGGCTACTTCAGGCATAG